From Gammaproteobacteria bacterium, the proteins below share one genomic window:
- a CDS encoding helix-turn-helix transcriptional regulator — protein sequence MTLVYQRKVCKDVLTICEPLINFFNVNFFAHVRAFHDGGFASLITRPELGEHYITQKYPIQFSGGNGIVLANGFYVVSGNSDIYTIKIAGDLRERFNTDHFVCIIDKQKDFDDMFSLATTPDNTYILNKYINNLDLLNQFLLYYKEKSKSLIAKSKVARYSSEHFGATTQPMPCNIADREAFIQTMPLNKITLRGNLGDAVISKRELDCLKLIIKCYSFKQIGKTLDISPRTVETYVNTLKSKLGCDTKLELVNLVFSLKHPCLY from the coding sequence GTGACATTAGTTTATCAAAGAAAAGTCTGTAAAGATGTGCTTACTATTTGTGAGCCATTGATCAATTTTTTTAATGTAAACTTCTTTGCGCACGTCCGCGCTTTCCATGATGGCGGTTTTGCATCCTTGATAACGCGTCCTGAGTTGGGGGAGCATTATATTACACAAAAATATCCCATTCAATTTAGTGGTGGCAATGGTATTGTTCTTGCAAATGGGTTCTATGTGGTATCAGGAAATAGTGATATCTATACTATTAAAATAGCTGGTGATCTGCGTGAAAGATTCAACACTGATCATTTTGTTTGTATTATTGATAAACAAAAAGACTTTGATGACATGTTTTCGTTGGCTACAACCCCCGACAATACTTATATTTTAAATAAATATATAAATAATTTAGATTTGCTTAATCAATTTTTGCTTTATTACAAAGAAAAATCGAAATCTTTAATAGCAAAATCGAAAGTAGCTAGATATAGCAGTGAGCATTTCGGGGCCACGACTCAACCAATGCCTTGTAATATAGCTGATCGAGAAGCCTTTATACAAACGATGCCGCTAAACAAAATTACTCTTCGGGGAAATTTAGGGGATGCAGTGATATCAAAACGAGAATTGGATTGCCTAAAACTGATTATAAAATGTTATTCATTTAAACAAATTGGAAAAACGTTAGATATTTCTCCACGTACCGTTGAAACGTACGTGAATACTTTGAAAAGCAAATTAGGTTGTGACACGAAGTTAGAATTAGTCAATTTGGTCTTTTCATTAAAGCATCCGTGTTTATATTAA